GCACATGCAAGATCAGGTGTAAATCCCGTGTCAATCTAAACCTGCACTCTGACTTCAAGTATTATTCCACAGGCACttcattgttattaatttttggctTTTTTGGCCCCAGCTTACTGTCAGAAAGTTCCTTCTCATCATTGCCATCACCGTCACCCACTTTCCTGAGTGCCCATATAGCAGGGCAGGATGCTAAGGCTAGGGGTACAAAGAGGCAGGTCTAGGGTTTAGGCCCTCAGTAAGTGTTTgcagaatgaatgagtaaatgactcCCTGATCATTCCCCAAAGGAGCTATTTAAACATCTTGGTGCCCTTAGCGTTCTCATCTGTAACCAGGAATGATGATTTCTAGCCTCCCAGAATCTGTGGGAGAATAAAGCaagttaatgtttattgagtgctttgcAAGGTTAGCTAGCATACAGTGCTgtaattattataaaagaaatgggTCGGGCGTTCTAGATTTTCTAAGCAGGGATTCTCAGAGACGGGTTCCTTTGCCCAGGGCTCACTGGCCTGAGTGCTGGGTCAAGGAGGAGGTCATTGGGAAAATGGAGAAGGGCTTTGGCTGGCCTCTGGACCAGTATTTGCCCAGCACTCCCCCTCAGGAGCAGTAGCCCAAGCCACCCAGCTGactcctgccctgcctcctcccaggggACAGATGCATCCTGCTTAGAGAGGAGCACTAGTGCCATGCCCACCAGAGGCTCACTTGTGTGCCATGCCAAGGGCCTGGGCCAGGACACCTTCAAAATTGTGAGTAAGAGGCTAGCCCGGGACCCTGTCCCCTGTTCCTCACACGTCAGGAGACCTGGGTCAGAAATTGGCAGGCCTCAGGCCCATAGTTCATGGCCCCGCTTGACACACTGTTGGGGAAGGAAGTTGGGTAAGAGGTTGATGGGAACCTCCTCACTTAACACAGGTAACCCTTCCTGGGCCATAAGGGCTGCAGCTGGGCCAAGCTGGTGGCTACTTGGGGCTGCCCAGCTGCCTCTTCTTTTCTCCTATGGTCCCTCACTTCACCTGTTGCCTCCTCAGTGTAAAGAATATCTAAGGCCACTGAAGAAGTTCCTGCGAAAGCTGCACCTGCCCAGGGACCTTCCCCAGAAGAAGAAGCTAAAGTACATGAGGCAGAGCCTGTTGGTCCTAGGGGACCACATCAACACCTTTCTGCAGCACTACTGCCGAGCCTGGGAAATCAAGCACTGGAAGAAGTAGGGCAGCCTCCTTAGCCTTACCACTACACTCACTCCTGGGCCAATCCCTCTAGAACCAAGGTCACACCTTAGTGAAAATCTCCTAGTCCTTCATCTTAGTGTGAAAGAGTCAGGATCCTGGAGTGAGCCTGGTGAAGGGGGATGGAGAGAACAGGGTCTTCTAGTGACTCAGGGCAGCTCTGAGTGGACAAAGACCTCTCCTGACCCCAGGGAGAATGACCTCTGATTGAATAACTGTATGGTGTGCAGGGCTCATCACCAACACAGGGCATTCAAGTTCTGGCAAATCCCCGTCACTCCATGCCCCCAACCAAAATTAAGTAGGCAGCATGTGGTCTATTTCACCTTGGGTGGTCCTGGCCACAGAAAaatgctggagggagggggggcTGTGCCCCGCCCCCCTCAGCCTTGGACTTGGGCTTCTCCCCTGCAGGATGCTCTGGCGATTTGTCTCCCTGTTCTCAGAACTGGAGGCAAAGCAACTTCGCAGGCTCTACAAGTATACCAAGAACAACCAGACAGCCAAGTTCCTGGTGAGGCTCCTCCCGGGCCCAGCTGAGGGTTGGTTGGTGTGTTTTTGAATTGAGAGGAGAGGCCTGCAACTGAAgggcaggatgtgggatcttcgttcctcagccagggatcgaaccagcgccccctgcagtgaaagcctagaatcctaaacactggaccaccagggaattccctgaagggTCCTCTGATACAACCAGCACCCCTCAGCCCTTTCCACGCTCACTGCCTGAGGAAGACTACTGCCCTTGTGATGGGCACAGAGTGGGCTGAAGAGAGCAGAGACTCAGCTTCAAGTCCTAGGTGTTTATTCACCCTCCACACCCACCCACTGATGTGAGCAGGGGCAATGACATCCCTAAGAAGCCATGGGTGGGGATGACTGAGCCAGGCAGAAAGGCACAGCCAGCTTGGGGAAGGCTCTAGAGATTACTGCAaaggacagaggacagaggacaAAGTTcctgggcagggacttccctggtggttcagtggttaaggctccatgcttccGATTCAAGGGGCGTTGtttgttccctggtcagggaactaaggtcccacatgtcaccaggtgtggtcaaaaaaaattaaaaaaaaaaaaaagttcctgggCAGGCTTTGTCCAAAAACAgtgattcttaaatattttgatcTCAGGTTGCTTCTCCCCTTTAGAAATCGTTGGGAACTCCAAAACATGTGTTCATGTAGATTACATCTATTGATATTTGCCCTACTAGACATTAAAgctaaagaaataattcaaaatatgtatttactaattcatgtaaaaataaaaacaaggagtCTGTTATATGTTAACATAATTTTTATGAGAGATACCTatattttccaaaccaaaaaATTTAGAGAGAGGAGTggcattgctttacatttttgcaaatctctttagtGTCTGGCTTAACAGAAGACAGTTGGATTCTCACATCTGCTTCTACTCAATCTCTTATAATGATTTGTTGGAAGTACATGAAGAAAACCTAGCCTCAAACTGATACATAGTCAGAAAAGAGAGGAGTGTGTTATTAGTGTTTTCAGATAAACgtggatatttttctttgataccACACCAAAATTCAGCAAGTGTCAGTTACTTAATAGcaatgtgaaatctgaaactatatcaatgttttattttttttaagggtttttttttttggctacactgtgaggcttgtgggatcttagttcccccaccagggattgaaccagttccccctgcagtggaagcgcagagtcccaaccactggaccactagggaatttcctcactgaacattttaaaatagacctttttttttttcttagcagttttaggtttacagaaaaattgaaagtacAGAGTTGCCATCTACCCTTTCCTATTTTCCTCATTATTAGCATCTTGCAGTAGACAGGTACATTTGTATCTTTGATGAGCCAGTATTGATAaactattaagtaaataaataatgtccatagtttacattaggatgcACTCCGTGTTTTGTACATTCTATAGAAATTTTGACACATGTACAACAACGTATCCACTGTTACAGTAGCAAACAGAAcagtttcattgccctaaaaatccccagTGCTCCACCTTTTCAACTCCCCCACAtccccccaggccccaggcaaccactgctctttttaccatctccatagcttttccttttctggaatGTATAATTGGAATGTATAGTTGGAAGCATAcaacatgtagccttttcagatttgtATCGATGAACTTTTCACACTAGATTACATTAGAATCCATTGATTTCTCTCTTGCACTTTGAGTGGACCCCGCTTTTCAGGGGGTCTGTGAGCTTAGACTATTTCACAgagcacactttgagaaccactggtccaaAAGAATAATCATAGCTAACAATGTTTATATACCAGGCACTTTCTGTTCCCTCGTATCATCTTCAAATTATCCCTAGGTGGTAATTAGAATTACTGTCCACAGTGTGTAAATGAAGGTGCCAGATGTAGGGAGGTGAAGGAACTTGACCCAAACCACATAGCCAGTGGGAGGGAAGAGCCAGGTTCAAACATAATCCAGTTCAAAGGAAAGCCCTGCTCTAACCTTACCCCGCCCACTGCTCTAGCTATGTAGCTTTAACCAAATCCTCTTTCGGGGTCTTTATTTCATCCTCTGAACATGAACGTGTGGATGGTTTCAGCGATTCCCCTTCTGCATATGAGCTggccctccctccatccttctggCTCCACAGGTGTGAGGTGCAACCCTGCTGCAGCAGTTTCCTAacaagggcagggctgggtctcTGGTACGTGGGCCCCTCCCTTCTCAGCACTGCGGCCCCCTTGCAGGTGGCGTTCTGCCCCTTGGACACCCCGGTGAGCTCCCTGCTGGCCGACCAGGAGGACAGTCTTCCCAAGCTCTGCACTGCCTGGGGGCTGCACAGCCACCTCAGCGGCATGAAGGAGAGGCTGTCCAAGATGCAGGCCCCGGGCCGCCAGGCCTCCCTGCTGGGGGATCCAAGAGCCGGGGACCACGGCAGGAGAGGTAATGCCCGGCTGGAGGGGCCCACGTGTTCCCTGGAGCACCTGACACggtcctcttccctcctccccatcttaTCTTCAGCcctgcatttctctttctgtccatTTTCCTTCCTCGTCtccacttttccttttctctttttcgcCCCCTCCCCTCAGGCATGCTCGTATAGAAAGTTTGAAACATGCAGATAGGATAGAATAGAAGAGAGGAAAATCACCCATCACCCAGAGGCATGACTATGAACGTTTAGGTGTGTTTCCTTCCCTGTTCTGTCTCATCTGCCCCCACCTGGAGGTCTCAGGAAACGCCTTTTTCAGTTAACGTGTAAACAAAGGCACTTTCCCATACAACCAGAAGCATAGATGTTTCTAGCGGCCAAGAGCAGGGACTACCCGGAAGTGTCCAAGCAGAAGCAGGACACCCCCTTTCGGCGTTGGGCAGGGTGTGGGCGGAGGGAGGGGTTCATTCCCCCAGGGAAGAGGCCCGTCCCTCCTGATGGCCTGGGAACGGCCTTCCCAGCAGTCTTGGCCTCTGCTGTGGCCACACAGCCTGGCTCTCTGGACAGAGGCTGTGGGATTAGGGGACAGAGACTCTTCAGTGAGAGGGGCCCCAGCCAAGTTTGGAAACTATGAACGTCCCTCCCAGGCACTGAGGTTGAGAGATTGCGTCACCTACCTCTCATCCTTCTGGAACTAGCTTCTGGGGCCACACTTAACTGTTCTTGCTTAGCTCCTGGGGGAGAAAATAAAGGCAAGCAGGGTAGCCTAGGACTGCAGAGCGTGGTCCTAAACTGGATCCAGGTGTCCCTCTGAAGGCCAGGCTTCTGGGGCAGCCCTCAGGGCCTCTTCACCAGTCACAGCTGGACCTAGTG
The DNA window shown above is from Hippopotamus amphibius kiboko isolate mHipAmp2 chromosome 17, mHipAmp2.hap2, whole genome shotgun sequence and carries:
- the CHCT1 gene encoding CHD1 helical C-terminal domain containing protein 1, whose product is MEASEGQGGEGDKPLEKGTDASCLERSTSAMPTRGSLVCHAKGLGQDTFKICKEYLRPLKKFLRKLHLPRDLPQKKKLKYMRQSLLVLGDHINTFLQHYCRAWEIKHWKKMLWRFVSLFSELEAKQLRRLYKYTKNNQTAKFLVAFCPLDTPVSSLLADQEDSLPKLCTAWGLHSHLSGMKERLSKMQAPGRQASLLGDPRAGDHGRRGSLRKLPEKPKFKRKRIKEAPETPETCPQENPAGAEGQLTLDPRAPASGGGGQ